The genome window CAGCCAAAGCGGAAGCGCAGCAGGCGAAGAAAAAAGCGAGTAAATCCCCTGATAAACGGAAAGTAAAAGAAATTCGTTTGAACCTTGCAATGGAGGATCATGACCGGGATACCAAGCAATCTCAGGCGGAACGCATCCTGAAGAAAGGTGATTCGGTAAAACTCGTCATCCAGGTGCATGGAGCCAAAGAGGGAGCTGCTGGCAAGGAATGGGCAGAGCAACTGAGCAAATCGCTGGCTGAATTCGGTAGTAAAACGACGGGTGTCCAGGTAAGTGGTAAACAGGTTGTCGTGCAACTGGACCCCCATGCGTAGATTGCCAGACGATTATTGAGATAACACATAGCAAGGCCAATGTGAATGCAGTAATGATTATTCGAATGTGAGAAAAGCCCAATGAATGGCAGGGTAACTGCTGTACCATTGGGCTTGTTAATCGTCACTTGGATTGATATATCAGGGATGCAACTCAAGGCGAAATCCGTTTCTGTATCATTAATTCAGCTGCGTAAATAACGACTGCCCCCAAGACGTACATATAACTGTCCGGGTAATACAGGTGTAGAAGCAGCGGCAACATTATTCGGGTTGTTCTTGGCGAATCGAGATAAATAAAAGAAGTCCGGATAAATAACCATATCCATTAAGTAAGCAGAGACCCGGCTACCTGGAACGCGGAACTGATTCAGGGTACGTATTATTTCTCCGCCGCTTGCAATGCCAATCCCATGGCCATAATACCAGTCCTCGCGCAGCATAATCGTATTCTCTCCCTGCCATTCGGGGGTTTCGGGAGAAACATCCGGATTTTTGAAATACAGTACATCTCCTGGAAGCGCGGTTTCACTACCATTTTTTTCGATCAATCGCAGGTCGCTGTCATAATGCCAGTCAAAGAGCAGCAGATTTCGAAACAGCGAATTAAAAGCATCTTCACGAATGCTTCCCAGCACGCCACCATACAGCACAATGACCGTGGCTGTTGCACATTCAAAGGCATACAAGTGCCCATTCCTCCAAATATCCCGGATGCCGTCAGCGGGTGTTACGTTCGGTTTAAGCTCGAATCCACCCTCTGCATTTCGATTCCAGAAGGCAGGATTACATCTGGATTTTTCAAAGGATGCAAAATTCACCCCGCTTCGATCCAGTCCTTCTGCTGCATTCACGAGCGAGCCTCTCAAGTCCCATTCAAATCGAAGATGATCCATGGATTGGTAAACATATCTCGTTGGACGATCCTGAAGTTGCTGTAACCAGTACCATTCAAAATCAGACCATTCCGAGCGGTTCAGCAGGGCGGGTTGATTTGCGACAATGATCATCATTCATAACCTCCATTCCTGTTTGAATATTCAACATTGTATTATCAGTAGAGCACGGGTATTGTGTAGTATATGACGCGATGTGTTCGAATTGGTATGTACATATTGAATGTCCCGGCATCCAAGCTTAAAAATGTCGTTTCCTGTGAACATTTTGTGTGACCTCGTTTATAAATCATGGCATTTGGGGTAGTACTCTATAGATGAAGTTATGTTCAAGCGGGTCTATTCATACGGAATACAATCAGATTCTCATAAAGGAGGACACGTGATGTCGAAATCCATTACAGAGAGCCGATCTCTGTTCGAACAATTGTATACACACGCACCAATCGGCATTGCTGTCGCATCGCATGTAAATGGAAAGTGGTTGCAGCTTAATCCTGCATTTTGCGAGATGCTTGCATATAGTGAAGAAGAACTGCTCGATACTTCGGTCGTACATATGATCTGCGAAGAAGATCTGCACATGGAGGAATTCCGCAGCAAGTTCTGGGAAATGACCCATAAAACAAGGGAGATGTACGAGACGGAGGTTCGCCTGAAACGCAAGGACGGTTCGTTATTATGGGCAACCATTAGAGCTTGCATCGTACGGGATGAAACGAGTGGTGAACCTTTGTATCTGCTCGTACAAGCTGCTGATATTACGAAACAAAAAGATGCAGAGGAAATCCTTATTGTGCAACGTAAGCAATTGGAGGAGAGCAGTCGCATCTCGAGGCTGCTGGCAGAGTCTTCACTGGACCTGATTGCAATACATGATGTCGATTCCAGTCGTACATTTAAATATGTTTCGAATGCATGCAAGAGCATGCTCGGCTATGAGTTGGAAGAAGTGATAGGTAAGCCTGGAACATTCGTTATCTGTCCGGAGGATGTGCCCTTGGTTGAAGCGTATATGGAAGAGCAGAGAAGGGGTCTGGCTCCCAAACGGCTCAGTTATCGCCTGCAACATAAGGACGGATCTACGGTGTGGGCAGATACCATTACACATTATGTCTATGACAGTGCAGGTGAATTGTTAGAACTCGTCGCTGTAACCCGGGATATCACAGCCAGCCAGCAACAACAGTTAAGCATGCAGGAGTACAGATCATTATTTGACTGTAATCCCCTGGGCGTGGCTTCTCTTGATCTGGAAGGCAATCTGCTGAAAGCCAATGTGGGTCAGGAACAGTTGACGGGACACAGCAAGGAGGAGCTGCTGAGCCGACCTTTTGATCACCTCATTGATCCTGTGGATCTGGAGAAGACACGATATCATTTTGAGGAAACGGTGAAGGGCACGGCACAGAGCTATGAGATAGGCTTGATTCACAAAAATGGACAGCGAATTGAAACCAATGTGATTAATGTTCCTATTATACTGGAGGATAAAGTTGTAGGTGTCTATGGGATTACCAGTGACATTACGGAGTCCAAACGTTATGTCGAGGAAATCGAGAATCTTAGTTATGAACGGGCATTGATTTTGAATGGCATGTCTGAGGGTGTTATTGGACTGGACCTGGAAGGGAATCTGAACTTTGCTAATCCGGCCGCTGCGGAGATCATGAACTTCTGTCCAAGTGAAATGAACGGCAAACCTCTTGAACAGATGATGATTCAGATGCAGAGCGAAGGAATCCCTTACCCATCCAAGGATACACCAATTCTACAGGCTGTTCGTGAGGGACGAGGTCTGCCGCGTACCGAATCCGTTTTTTGGAGACAGGATGGGTCCAGTTTCCTGGCGGAGTTCCAATTGAAGCCGATTATGGATCAGGGTAGAACCCGTGGAGCCGTTTTGGTTTTCCGTGATATGACAT of Paenibacillus sp. FSL R5-0517 contains these proteins:
- the infC gene encoding translation initiation factor IF-3: MIKNEKIKAAEVQLTGLNGEDLGVMPTKEALLLAKQHKVDLVCLSLMTSPPPCKLIGAGAAKAEAQQAKKKASKSPDKRKVKEIRLNLAMEDHDRDTKQSQAERILKKGDSVKLVIQVHGAKEGAAGKEWAEQLSKSLAEFGSKTTGVQVSGKQVVVQLDPHA
- a CDS encoding PAS domain S-box protein, with translation MSKSITESRSLFEQLYTHAPIGIAVASHVNGKWLQLNPAFCEMLAYSEEELLDTSVVHMICEEDLHMEEFRSKFWEMTHKTREMYETEVRLKRKDGSLLWATIRACIVRDETSGEPLYLLVQAADITKQKDAEEILIVQRKQLEESSRISRLLAESSLDLIAIHDVDSSRTFKYVSNACKSMLGYELEEVIGKPGTFVICPEDVPLVEAYMEEQRRGLAPKRLSYRLQHKDGSTVWADTITHYVYDSAGELLELVAVTRDITASQQQQLSMQEYRSLFDCNPLGVASLDLEGNLLKANVGQEQLTGHSKEELLSRPFDHLIDPVDLEKTRYHFEETVKGTAQSYEIGLIHKNGQRIETNVINVPIILEDKVVGVYGITSDITESKRYVEEIENLSYERALILNGMSEGVIGLDLEGNLNFANPAAAEIMNFCPSEMNGKPLEQMMIQMQSEGIPYPSKDTPILQAVREGRGLPRTESVFWRQDGSSFLAEFQLKPIMDQGRTRGAVLVFRDMTSVKDIIRAKEAAEHADRAKSEFLAIMSHELRTPLNGIMGMAHLLMETELDDEQKGFAEIMIDSGESLLYILNEILDFSKIEAGKMDLERAPVDIKAMLGGVIELFALKASEKNIELFCEVSDHIPERIRGDETRIRQVLINLVGNAVKFTEQGRIQVSVGADFSDEHGRDNLMLTFKVRDTGIGIPTEKQHQLFQSFSQLDPAINRKFGGTGLGLAISKKLVELMGGAIGVQSEIGEGAEFQFTLVVERWQEESSDPIEITENDELQLDRASLAHDLKILIAEDQAVNSHLLEEMLRKFGGVCDIVENGAQAVDSLNKVQYDLVFMDIQMPVMDGIEATCRIRQSHPEIPVIAAITAFAGASDREECLKCGMQDFISKPFHSAEISRVLNTWVPYIRSQRVT
- a CDS encoding protein-glutamine gamma-glutamyltransferase, with product MIIVANQPALLNRSEWSDFEWYWLQQLQDRPTRYVYQSMDHLRFEWDLRGSLVNAAEGLDRSGVNFASFEKSRCNPAFWNRNAEGGFELKPNVTPADGIRDIWRNGHLYAFECATATVIVLYGGVLGSIREDAFNSLFRNLLLFDWHYDSDLRLIEKNGSETALPGDVLYFKNPDVSPETPEWQGENTIMLREDWYYGHGIGIASGGEIIRTLNQFRVPGSRVSAYLMDMVIYPDFFYLSRFAKNNPNNVAAASTPVLPGQLYVRLGGSRYLRS